In a single window of the Gossypium hirsutum isolate 1008001.06 chromosome D02, Gossypium_hirsutum_v2.1, whole genome shotgun sequence genome:
- the LOC107910683 gene encoding U-box domain-containing protein 15, which produces MSPLLQTPEESTAPSRSGRKLARTTMGLERDKKRHGDVEDRRGDTLVDEIGIVTTAPAPNGVDLVQESVSLIEYVARLGDFRSTQRQECYSLVRRMKSLLPLFDEIRFLGSAIPPNAIASLSKLKKVFCLAKKLLKTCNQGSKIYLALESEAMMVKFHAVHEKLCQALDELPFDEIEVSVEVREQVELMVTQLRRGKRRKDTQDMELAVDLMAVSSKTDERNADIAIIERLAKKLDLNTVENLKKETIAISNVAKERGQTSECIEQIVEILNKFKQVFGMEVIDVFEDPVKPKLLLKPGSLVIPHEFLCPITLEVMRDPVIIASGQTFERESIQKWFDSNHRTCPKTRERLGHLSLAPNHALKNLITQWRETNNYKSPNTEGLASPQGSSIKQEEISSLVEELSSCQLKVQRRAAKDIRMLSKENAESRILFAENGAIPALVQLLTYPDSKIQEHAVTALLNLSINDTNKKLIANEQAIPTIIDVLRNGHMESRENSAAALFSLSMLDENKVTIALSDGIPALVELLEQGTVRGKKDAVTALFNLCLNQANKARAIDAGIVPPLLLLLKDKKLNMVDEALSMFLLLVTHPQGRYEIGQLSFIGTLVDIIKKGTPKNKECAASVLLELSSNNSSHILAALQFGVYEHLVDISETGTNRAQRKARGLLQVMKTSDQLP; this is translated from the exons ATGTCTCCCCTCCTTCAAACCCCCGAAGAGAGCACAGCCCCTAGCCGTTCCGGGAGAAAGCTTGCACGAACTACGATGGGGCTAGAGAGAGACAAAAAGAGACACGGAGATGTTGAAGATCGAAGAGGGGATACGTTGGTGGATGAAATTGGAATCGTCACTACAGCACCCGCACCCAATGGGGTCGATTTGGTTCAGGAAAGCGTTAGCCTCATCGAATATGTTGCCCGCCTTGGAGATTTCAGAAGCACCCAACGACAAGAATGTTACAGCCTCGTCCGGCGGATGAAGAGTTTGTTGCCCTTGTTCGATGAGATTCGCTTCCTCGGTTCCGCCATTCCTCCTAACGCCATTGCTTCTTTGTCAAAGCTCAAGAAAGTTTTTTGTTTGGCCAAGAAACTTTTGAAAACTTGCAATCAGGGTAGCAAGATTTACCTG GCGTTGGAGAGTGAGGCTATGATGGTCAAATTTCACGCTGTTCACGAAAAATTATGCCAGGCTCTGGATGAGTTACCTTTCGATGAAATTGAAGTTTCTGTGGAAGTGAGGGAGCAG GTTGAGCTAATGGTGACACAATTGAGGCGAGGTAAAAGGCGAAAAGACACACAGGATATGGAACTTGCAGTAGATTTAATGGCGGTATCCTCAAAAACCGATGAAAGGAACGCTGATATTGCCATAATAGAAAGGCTAGCCAAGAAACTAGATTTGAATACCGTTGAGAACTTGAAGAAAGAAACTATAGCTATAAGCAATGTCGCTAAAGAAAGAGGCCAAACTTCAGAATGTATAGAGCAAATTGTAGAGATACTCAACAAATTCAAGCAGGTTTTCGGCATGGAAGTAATTGATGTTTTTGAGGATCCTGTCAAGCCTAAACTGTTGCTGAAGCCTGGGTCTTTAGTGATTCCTCACGAATTCCTTTGTCCGATCACGCTCGAAGTAATGAGAGATCCGGTTATCATCGCAAGTGGACAG ACATTTGAAAGAGAAAGCATACAAAAGTGGTTTGATTCCAACCATCGGACCTGCCCGAAGACGAGGGAGAGGTTAGGTCACTTGTCGTTAGCGCCGAATCATGCTCTCAAGAACCTTATCACTCAATGGCGAGAGACGAACAATTATAAGAGCCCCAATACAGAGGGTCTTGCATCCCCGCAAGGCTCGTCTATTAAGCAGGAAGAGATCTCATCTCTGGTTGAGGAACTATCTTCATGTCAATTGAAAGTGCAGAGAAGGGCGGCAAAGGATATTCGAATGCTTTCCAAGGAGAACGCCGAGAGCCGAATTTTGTTCGCTGAAAATGGAGCAATCCCAGCATTGGTGCAGTTGTTGACGTATCCGGATTCCAAGATTCAAGAGCATGCCGTGACAGCCCTATTGAATTTATCCATTAATGACACTAACAAGAAGCTCATAGCTAATGAACAAGCAATACCAACAATAATAGATGTGTTGCGAAATGGACATATGGAGTCGAGAGAGAATTCAGCAGCAGCTTTATTTAGTTTATCGATGCTGGATGAGAACAAAGTAACAATCGCACTCTCAGACGGTATTCCCGCACTGGTAGAATTGTTGGAGCAGGGGACAGTTAGAGGCAAAAAAGATGCAGTCACAGCACTGTTCAACCTATGTCTGAACCAAGCCAATAAAGCAAGAGCTATTGATGCAGGCATTGTACCACCTTTACTGCTCTTACTCAAGGACAAGAAACTGAACATGGTTGATGAGGCCCTTTCCATGTTCTTACTACTTGTAACTCATCCACAAGGTAGATATGAGATTGGGCAGCTTTCATTTATTGGAACCCTGGTTGATATCATCAAAAAGGGGACCCCGAAGAACAAGGAGTGTGCAGCCTCGGTTCTTCTGGAGTTGAGTTCCAACAATTCATCTCACATTCTTGCAGCCCTTCAGTTTGGTGTTTATGAGCATTTAGTTGACATCTCCGAAACGGGAACAAATAGAGCACAAAGGAAAGCTAGAGGACTTTTACAGGTTATGAAAACAAGTGACCAACTTCCATGA